Within Candidatus Rokuibacteriota bacterium, the genomic segment CTCGGGACAGCTCACCCCCGTCCCGGTGAACCCCGCGATCGAGGACCTCACGCCGTTCCAGACCGAGATCTTCGCGCTCAACCTGATCAACGGCGACCGGCGCCTCAGCCAGATGCTGGTCAAGGAAGGCTCCTGTGACCTCTCCTACTCGCTCCCCGGGAAGGCCCGGTTCCGCGTCAACGTCTTCTCTCAGCGCGGGAGCTATTCCATCGTGCTCCGGAAGCTCGAGACGAAGATCCCGACGCTGGAGGACCTCAAGCTCCCCGAGGCCTTCAAGAAAATGACCGGCGAAAAGAACGGCCTGATCCTGGTGACCGGGGCAACGGGAAGCGGGAAATCGACGTCCCTTGCCGGCTTGCTCAACGAGTTCAACGAGACCCGAGCGATCCACATCGTCACGCTGGAGGACCCGGTCGAGTTCGTCCATCCCAACAAGAAGGCGACCTTCAACCAGCGGGAGCTGGGGGGAGACTTCGACGCGTTCGCCAACGGCCTCCGCGCGGCCCTCCGGCAGGCCCCGAAGATCATCCTGGTCGGCGAGATGCGCGACCGCGAGACCGTGGAACTCGGTCTCAAGGCCTCCGAGACTGGCCACCTCGTCCTGAGCACGCTCCACACCGTGGACGCCGGCCAGACGATCAACCGCATCGTCGGCATGTTCGACCAGGAGGAGGAGAAGCAGATCCGGCAGCGGTTGGCGGACACGATCCGCTGGGTCGTCGGCCAGCGGCTGCTCCCGAAGGTCGGCGGCGGGCGGGTGGCGGTCCACGACATCCTGGGCAACAACATCCGGACGCGGGAATCCATCCTGATGGGCGAATCGGAAGGGAAAACCTTCTACGAGATCCAGGAGGCCAGCGAGCCCTTCGGGATGCAGACCTTCGACCAGGCCATCATCCGCGCCTTCGAGGCCGGCCTCATCACCGAGGAGACGGCCGTGGCCTACGCGACACGCAAGGCCGTCGTGCAGCGGGGGATCGACAAGGTCCACCAGAAGCGCGGCGAGAAGACGACGGACATCGAAGGCTTGAAGTTGGACTGGGACTACGATAAGTCCATCAAGAAGAAGTGAGCGGGACGATGGCGGGCCCGGAAGCGGCGGAGCACGAGGCGTTCGAGGAGAATCAGCGGCTCGCCCTCGTCTGCCACGACGCTGCCGAGGCCCAGGGCGCGATCAAAGGGGCCCTCCAGGAGCTGG encodes:
- a CDS encoding PilT/PilU family type 4a pilus ATPase, with amino-acid sequence MRKLEIDELLTAMLDSHDNVSDLNISVARPLQVESSGQLTPVPVNPAIEDLTPFQTEIFALNLINGDRRLSQMLVKEGSCDLSYSLPGKARFRVNVFSQRGSYSIVLRKLETKIPTLEDLKLPEAFKKMTGEKNGLILVTGATGSGKSTSLAGLLNEFNETRAIHIVTLEDPVEFVHPNKKATFNQRELGGDFDAFANGLRAALRQAPKIILVGEMRDRETVELGLKASETGHLVLSTLHTVDAGQTINRIVGMFDQEEEKQIRQRLADTIRWVVGQRLLPKVGGGRVAVHDILGNNIRTRESILMGESEGKTFYEIQEASEPFGMQTFDQAIIRAFEAGLITEETAVAYATRKAVVQRGIDKVHQKRGEKTTDIEGLKLDWDYDKSIKKK